A segment of the Acetobacteroides hydrogenigenes genome:
CAACATCGAGTAAGAAGGAAATTACCGGATTTAAGCATGGCGTTGACTATCTATGCCGATGCGCCTATATGGGACCAAAAGGCAAGCTCGTTTATAGCGATGCCATAACAGTACTAGCTCGTTAGATCTACATTACTATATTAGAGTACGGCAGAAGCATAAGCTTCTGCCGTACTTATGTTAGACAAAGGCTAGATCATTAAAGATTAAACAACATCGGATTAGCTTCAAAATCTAATCCTATTTCAAGCAACCATAATAAGCACCTATTTAAATTTAAACCGATTGACCGTTTGATATTTTACTATTTGCAACAACACAAAAGACATAAAATTATATAATAAGCCACCGGATGCAAACAAGATCGTTTATCGTCTCCCCCCATTTATTTTGAAAGAGTTCTGTAAAAAACCGCCTTAAAAACCTATTAACCACTTTTATTCATATAGAAATATAAACAATCTGCAAAAAGTCATTCCACACTATTTATGTAATTTCCTAACACATCTTTGGTAATGTCAAATTATGTTATATTTTTGCAAATATCAAAACCACCTTTCTATGTCAAAGGTGTAAGCGATAACTACAAAATAATTACAAACTGCTAAAAAAACTATTATGAGGCGATTTCTAACGTTACTCGTAACGATGGTTGTCTTCGGCGTTGGTTCGGCGCTAGGACAAGTAAAGCAAGTCTCTGGTAAGGTGGTTGGTGCTGACGACAACCAACCAATAATTGGAGCAAGTGTCTTTATCAAGGAGGCATCTACGATTGGAACAACAACCGATGCCAGCGGTAACTTTATTCTAAAAAACATTCCTGCGAAAGCCAAAACAATTGTCTTCAGATTCGTTGGCTACCAAACGCTTGAAATGCCAATTTCAGCAACGGTTAATGCAAAGTTAACCCCTGAAGCCAAACAGATTGAAGAGGTGATGGTGATTGCCTACGGAACTACTAAAAAGGCTTCATTTACAGGTTCAGCAGAGTCTGTAAAATCTGAGAAATTAAGCACAAGGCCTATTGCGAATGTAACTAAGGCTCTTGATGGTATTGTAGCAGGTGTTCAAGCCACATCAGGATCAGGACAACCTGGTTCAGGATCTTCTATTGTGGTTCGTGGCTATGGTTCTATCAATTCATCTCAGGCACCGCTATACGTTGTTGACGGAGTACCTTACGATGGAAGCATCTCATCGATCAATCCAAATGACATTGAATCAATGACGATTCTAAAAGATGCAGCATCTGGTGCTCTTTATGGAGCTCGTGGTGCCAATGGTGTTATCATGATTGCAACCAAGAAGGGTAAAACCGGAAAAATGAAGGTTAACTTCAAGGCCAACTGGGGAGTTGCCTCTCGATCAATTCCTCGTTATGAAACGATGAACGAAGCTGGTTATGTTGAAACCGTCTTCCAATCTTATAAGAATAGTGAGATTATTTCAAATGGATTATCTCCTCAAACTGCCGCTATAGTAGCGCTAGAAAAAATGAAGAATGGATCCACTGCCATTTTTGGGAAAAACGAAGAGTATAATCCTTACAACTACACCATTACAGATCTAATAGACCCTTCAACCGGAAAGGTTAGATCTGATGCTAAACTTCGATACAGCGAAGATTGGCTGGATGAAGCAATGGAGAAAAATCCATTACGTCAAGAGTATGTTACGTCCTTTTCTGGAGGTGATGACAAAACTAGATACATGTTTTCGTTAGGCTACTTAACAGAGCAAGGATTGCTAAAAACAACCGAATTCAATCGCTATAATGGCAGATTGAATATTGATTCGGATGTAACAAAATGGATGAAAGCAGGTATGAGCGCTAGTTATTCTCGTAATGAAAGCAATACTGCAGTTGAAAACTCATCAGGATACTCGAATGTTTGGTATACAAACCAACTAATGGCTCCAATTTTCCCTGTTTACAAGAAAGATGCTAATGGAGTAACATTGTATGATGATTTAGGAAAACCTATCTTTGATTATGGGGCAAATCGTCCTGCAGGTGCAAGTGCAAACTGGAATACAATTGCGACACTATACGATGATATGTATAGCTCTAAAAGCGATAACTTAAGTGGTCGTATGTTTACAGACATTGGCAATCTTAAGGATGGTCCACTAAAAGGCCTTACACTTTCTGTAAGCTACGGTTTCGACCTTGTAAATTCCTCTTCTGCGACCTACTATAACCCATATAATGGTAACTCAGTTTCAGTTAAGGGATCGCTTGCTAAAGCCAATGGAAGAACCTTTAGCTACACCTTCAACCAAATTTTAAAGTACGATCGTAATATTGGGAAACATCATTTTGACGCTTTAGTTGGACATGAGTTTTACAAGTACCAGTATGACTACCTGAACGCATCTAAAACAGGATTCCCATTTGGAGGACTTTACGAATTAGATGCAGCCACCTCTATTACTGATGCTGGAAGCTATCAAAACAACTACGCAATTGAATCTGTTCTTTCTCGAGTTGGTTACGACTATGCTGATAAGTACTACCTATCAGCGAGCTTCCGTACTGATGGTTCGTCTCGTTTCCACGAAGATAACCGTTGGGGAAAGTTCTGGTCCGTGGGAGGTAACTGGAGAATTTCGCAGGAATCATTCATGAAAAGCTTCACTTGGCTAGACAACATGGCGTTAAAAGCAAGCTATGGAGTTCAAGGAAATGATAATGTGAATACACTATACGCTTGGCAATCATTCTACAACCTAGGATATCCAAATGCATCAATGAGTGGTGCTCTAATCAGCTCTTTGGAAAACAAGAATCTTAAATGGGAAAAGAACTCTAACCTCAACATTGGATTGGACTTCAGATTGATGAATAGAGTATCCGCTACTATTGAATGGTATCAAAGAGAAACCAAGGATATGCTAATGGACTTTCCAATGGCTTCATCATTGGGCTTTGATGGATACCGTAAGAATGTTGGAACAATGCGTAACAGGGGGCTAGATGTAACTATCGGAATTGATCTGATCAGAAACGATCAATTCTCATGGAAAACAACGCTAATTGGATCAACAATAAAGAATAAGGTGCTTCAACTAGCAGATAAACCTGAAATTATTACAGGAAGCTATATTATCCGTGAAGGAGAAACCCTAAATTCATACTATACCCCAAGTGCAGCAGGTGTTGATCCTGCAACTGGAAAGCAACTTTACTGGGTATGGGATACTGATGCAAACGGTGTACGAGGAGAAAAGTATATTTCCGACAATCCAACAAAAGCAACTGCTTGTAAAGAAATCCAAGGCAGCCGTATACCTGATTTCTATGGTTCTGTAGCGAATGAGTTTAGCTATAAAAACTTTGACCTAAGCATTCTTTGCACATACTCAATTGGTGGAAAAATTCTTGACGGAGTTTACAATACGCTGCTATATAGCAACTACATTGGCCAAGCAAGAAGCAAGAATCTCGAACGCGCATGGAAACAGCCTGGAGACGTAACAGATATACCTCGTATAGAAATAGGCTTGACCCACGTTAACACAAACAACGATCTAATAAATGCATCCTACTTTGCATTTAAAAACATCACCCTAGGATATACCCTACCATCAAGATGGATTAAAGCTGCAGGAATTGAAGCAATTCGTTTTAGTGCTGCTGCCGACAATGTGGTTATGTTTACCCATCTAAAAGGGATGAACCCTCAGTATAACTTTACCGGAGGTACTAATTTTGGGTATGTGCCAACAAGAAATATCACATTTGGTGTTGACATTAGATTCTAACCAAACTTAAAAAATTGAAAAATGAAAAAGATTCTATACATAATTGCCCTATTTGGGTTGTTAGGGTTAAACGGTTGTACCGATGAGCTCAATACCGAGCCAACCGATAGAGTTGCCGGATCAACTATGTTTAAGGATGCAACTAGTGCCGAAACAGCTATTAACGGTATTTATCGTGCACTTTTTGTTGCGGGATGGAGCACGAATTGGGCTTCTGAAAACTGTGGACAAACAGCGATTAACCTAATGGCAGACTTGATGGGCGAAGACCATCTGATGCAAGGTCAAGGTTCTGGATGGTTCTACGAAGATTACCGTCTAAATGTACATGGTGACTATTCTCATAAAAGCGGAAGATCTTATTCTGTTTGGAATTTTTACTATACTATAGTTTGTAATACTAACTATATTATTGCATCTGAAGCAACCATGGGTGGCAATCCAGATCTTAAGCAAAGTATCATTGGACAAGCCTATGCATTACGTGCATTTGCGTATAGCAACCTTATCCAGCTATTCCAGCAAACCTATATAGGACACGAAAATGCCCCAGGTATTCCACTTTACACTGAACCTACCGTTGCTGGTACTGTTGGGAAACCAAGAGGAACCGTACAACAAGTTTACGACTTAATCAATCAGGATTTAGATAAAGCAATTACACTTCTAGGTGGTGTAACAAACAAAGTGCAAACGCATGCTTCACATGTCGACTACTACGTTGCCAATGGCATAAAAGCCCGTGTAAATCTGGTTCAGCATCGCTACAAAGAGGCAATGGACGCTGCCGCAGAAGCGCTTACCCGACCAGGACTAAAGGTCGCTACAGTTAGCGAGTTAGGCGGTAACAATAGCGTAAAAGCTCCTGGAGTTCTTTGGGGAGTTGAGATTACTAAGGATCAAACAGCAGGAACTGCATCATTCTTTTCTCATATGGATGCTGATGTTACAGGTTCGTATGGTTCAAAAGCTCGTCAATGTATCAGTTCTGGCTTGTACGATTTAATCCCAAATACAGATTTACGTAAGGCTGCTTGGTTTAGAGGAAAACTTTCTGTTGAAGGAGATGGTTCAAACATCAGCTATTGCCAGCTTAAATTTAAGATGGCAGATCCTGTAACACGTACCGGAGATTACCTTTTGATGCGCGCAGAAGAGATGATTTTGATCAAAGCAGAAGCAGAATGCCATCTAGAAAAATACGCAGAAGCTCGTACTACGATCAAAATGCTGGGTAGCAAACGTGATAGCAATTTTGACACTCGCTTAGCAGATAGAACAGATAGCAAGGAGTACAACACTAACACAAATGCACCACTCATAACTTTGATGGATGAGATTTTATTCCAACGCCGTTTAGAGCTATGGGGAGAGGCTGGTCGCATATTCGATTTGCAGAGGTTAGCTTTAGGCTATAACCGCTCTTATGCAAACTCTAATCACACTGAAAAAGTAACGACCAAGAATACATCAGCCGCATCGCCATTGTTTATATTTCCATTACCTCAATCAGAGATCGATGGTAATGAAAATATTACAGATGAAGATCAAAATCCGATTGTGCAATAGCTTGCTACTTAAAAGATAAAAAGTTATGAAAACGAACATATTAAGTTTTTTATCGGTATTATCCATTGTTTTGTTTGGATTTACATCCTGTAATACCGATGCAGAAGGTGTTATTTACGGAGGAAATCGCAATACGGCTTCGTTTGCTTCAACACAAATGAATAACGAAGTAACAGCTCAAGATAATGGAATAGTCAAAGTTCCAGTATACCGTGGAGAGAAAACGGGAGAACTGACTGTTGACCTTACCTTATCAAACAATGCCAACATCCTCACTTTAACGACACCAACAGTAACGTTCCGCAACGGGGAAACAGTTGCATATGCCGAGATATCCTTCGGGAATATAAACAATCTTGGAGCAACGGATAAATATCAAGCAACAGTTTCAATTTCAGATCCAGCGAAGGTTTCTGTATCAGGTGTAAAAGAAATAAAGATTTCTGTGCAGCGCAAGCTAACTTGGGAAACCTACGGCATTGGAAAATACGAATCTGAGCTATTTGAAGATTCTTGGGATCAGCCAATCGAAAAGGCAAAGGAAGGAAATATCTATCGCCTGCCTGATTGTTTTTATGCTGGTTATCCTTTAATTTTTGTTTTAAGTGACGATAACCAAACACTATTATCATGGGCTGCTCAACCAATGGGTTACAAGCATGCTACTTATGGTATGGTTTATTTCCAAGCAAAATCTATGGTTAGGAATGGGAATACGCTAGAATTCGACATGTTAGGTAGAGTTATATATAACGGTAAACTTGCAACCTTATGGAGTGGCTTTACTGAAAGACTAACAATGCCAAA
Coding sequences within it:
- a CDS encoding SusC/RagA family TonB-linked outer membrane protein, with product MRRFLTLLVTMVVFGVGSALGQVKQVSGKVVGADDNQPIIGASVFIKEASTIGTTTDASGNFILKNIPAKAKTIVFRFVGYQTLEMPISATVNAKLTPEAKQIEEVMVIAYGTTKKASFTGSAESVKSEKLSTRPIANVTKALDGIVAGVQATSGSGQPGSGSSIVVRGYGSINSSQAPLYVVDGVPYDGSISSINPNDIESMTILKDAASGALYGARGANGVIMIATKKGKTGKMKVNFKANWGVASRSIPRYETMNEAGYVETVFQSYKNSEIISNGLSPQTAAIVALEKMKNGSTAIFGKNEEYNPYNYTITDLIDPSTGKVRSDAKLRYSEDWLDEAMEKNPLRQEYVTSFSGGDDKTRYMFSLGYLTEQGLLKTTEFNRYNGRLNIDSDVTKWMKAGMSASYSRNESNTAVENSSGYSNVWYTNQLMAPIFPVYKKDANGVTLYDDLGKPIFDYGANRPAGASANWNTIATLYDDMYSSKSDNLSGRMFTDIGNLKDGPLKGLTLSVSYGFDLVNSSSATYYNPYNGNSVSVKGSLAKANGRTFSYTFNQILKYDRNIGKHHFDALVGHEFYKYQYDYLNASKTGFPFGGLYELDAATSITDAGSYQNNYAIESVLSRVGYDYADKYYLSASFRTDGSSRFHEDNRWGKFWSVGGNWRISQESFMKSFTWLDNMALKASYGVQGNDNVNTLYAWQSFYNLGYPNASMSGALISSLENKNLKWEKNSNLNIGLDFRLMNRVSATIEWYQRETKDMLMDFPMASSLGFDGYRKNVGTMRNRGLDVTIGIDLIRNDQFSWKTTLIGSTIKNKVLQLADKPEIITGSYIIREGETLNSYYTPSAAGVDPATGKQLYWVWDTDANGVRGEKYISDNPTKATACKEIQGSRIPDFYGSVANEFSYKNFDLSILCTYSIGGKILDGVYNTLLYSNYIGQARSKNLERAWKQPGDVTDIPRIEIGLTHVNTNNDLINASYFAFKNITLGYTLPSRWIKAAGIEAIRFSAAADNVVMFTHLKGMNPQYNFTGGTNFGYVPTRNITFGVDIRF
- a CDS encoding RagB/SusD family nutrient uptake outer membrane protein yields the protein MKKILYIIALFGLLGLNGCTDELNTEPTDRVAGSTMFKDATSAETAINGIYRALFVAGWSTNWASENCGQTAINLMADLMGEDHLMQGQGSGWFYEDYRLNVHGDYSHKSGRSYSVWNFYYTIVCNTNYIIASEATMGGNPDLKQSIIGQAYALRAFAYSNLIQLFQQTYIGHENAPGIPLYTEPTVAGTVGKPRGTVQQVYDLINQDLDKAITLLGGVTNKVQTHASHVDYYVANGIKARVNLVQHRYKEAMDAAAEALTRPGLKVATVSELGGNNSVKAPGVLWGVEITKDQTAGTASFFSHMDADVTGSYGSKARQCISSGLYDLIPNTDLRKAAWFRGKLSVEGDGSNISYCQLKFKMADPVTRTGDYLLMRAEEMILIKAEAECHLEKYAEARTTIKMLGSKRDSNFDTRLADRTDSKEYNTNTNAPLITLMDEILFQRRLELWGEAGRIFDLQRLALGYNRSYANSNHTEKVTTKNTSAASPLFIFPLPQSEIDGNENITDEDQNPIVQ